The following nucleotide sequence is from Natronosalvus caseinilyticus.
GGTCGCCCGCGTGGCGCGTCTGAATCTGGACGATGTTTCGCGTGCCGGAAACGGCCATCGCGCCGTTTTCGGGGACGAGCCGCGGGCCGACGCGCACCCCCTCACGGGTCGCCTCCCCGACGAGGCGAATCGTTCGGCCGTCCTCGGCCGCGAGCTCGAGCGCGCTCGGCGGAACGTCCTGGATGCCGGTCACGTCGGCGTCCTCGAGGGAGAACCCGCCGTCGGCGAGGACGTTGGCCAGGATGACGCACTTGAGCGCGGCGTCGGTGCCGTCGACGTCGAACGTCGGGTCCGCCTCCGCGACGCCGAGGTCCTGGGCCTCCGCAAGGACGTGCTCGTACTCGAGGCCCTCCGCGGCCATTCGCGTCAGGATGAAGTTCGCCGTGCCGTTGAGGACGCCGCGAACGGCGGTGACGGCCTGGGGCGTGCAGTCCTCGATGGTCGAGAGCACCGGGATCGCGCCGCCGACGGCGGCCTCGAACCGGACTGACCCCGCG
It contains:
- a CDS encoding homoserine dehydrogenase — translated: MRLAILGAGAVGGSVAELAGEYGHEVVALANSSRAAVADDEELDVESALERAASDEPLGSSDPDRVFETDYDVLVEATPTTLGEAEPGFSHVERALADDRHVVLANKGPVAERYEDVRALERESAGSVRFEAAVGGAIPVLSTIEDCTPQAVTAVRGVLNGTANFILTRMAAEGLEYEHVLAEAQDLGVAEADPTFDVDGTDAALKCVILANVLADGGFSLEDADVTGIQDVPPSALELAAEDGRTIRLVGEATREGVRVGPRLVPENGAMAVSGTRNIVQIQTRHAGDLYSSGRGAGGPETATAVLSDVGRL